From the Mycoplasma putrefaciens KS1 genome, the window TTTTTCGTCTCTTTTTAGGTTTTTAATTTTGCTAATCTCTCTATCAAAATTTTCTATTGCTTTTTTAACTGCCTGTTCATATTTTTGTTTTGAAGATTCTAATTTTTCAATTGGCTCTTTAAATTTTTCAAAGAATTTTTTATGTTCTTCAAAAGTATTGTTAATTATAATTTCGGCTTCTTTTTTAGCTTGATCTTCGATTGCTTTGTTAATAACTTCAATATTATGTTTAAAGACATCAGTTAAAAACTTCTTTTCAGCTTCTGATTTGGCAGTTTGTAAAAATTTTTCAAGTTTAGCTTTATATTCTTGTTCAAAATTCTCAGTAATTTTTTTACCTGGTTTAACTTTATCTTCTTTAATAGCTTCTTCTTTAGTTTTTTCTTCAAATATTCTACCGAAATCTTTATTTGGGTCTTTAGAAAATTTTTCTTTAATCTTTTCTAATTTTTTGATTAATGCATCTCACTCTTCAGCTGTATACTTAGTTTTTGCTTCAGCTATGATACTATTATATTCTTGTTCAAATTCTTCAGATGCTTTTTTAATTTCAGCAGTAAACTTATCAACTATTACTTGTTGTTGATTTAAGTTTTTTTGTTCTTTATTAGTACAAGCAACTGCAACAGTTCCAGTGGAAACAATTAGTCCTACTGCTCCTAAAATTGATAACAGTTTTTTCATAAATCAAACCTTTCACCTTAAAAATAAATATTTTTTTAAATCAATTTAAAATTCTTTTTAAAAGTAAAAAAGATTAATTATTTAGATTTTATTTGAATGTATTTTATTTGAATTCTTAGATATTATGTATACAAATTAATTTTATTTTTTTATTTTTATTAAAACAAGTAAACTCTTTGCTAAACTTTATTCTTAGATTATTATTTAATTTAAACTAATCTTAAAACACTCAAAAACTTATCAAATGGCTAAGTATTTTAATCGATCTTATAAACACATTTTTTAAAAGCACATAAACAATCCAAAATTTATTTTTACTTATCTTTGGATTTGAGATTAAATATAAATTTTAATTGCTTATAGCATTATTAAAAATTAGAAATTTATTTTAAATTTGCACTTGATTTTAATTTGAAAATAACTTTAACAGTTCTTTTAAATTTGCTTTCTAAAATTTACTTGTTAGAAACAATAAAAGCAATAATTTTAACTTTCATTTTTAAAGCTTTTTGTGGTTGACTAACTAATTATTTTTAAATTGTTTTTATTTAATTAATTTTTAGTAGCATTATTAATTTGAAAATTTTAGAAATAATTTCATTGTCTTTAATTGCTGCATCACCTAAATTCTGTAACTTTAGTTAAGATTGATAATGCTTTTTGATATCTAAAGTTTTTACTATCTTTTTTAGCTTTAATAGTTACAATTTTAGAATTTTTATTATAAATAATTTATAAAGTTGAATTAACTACAAAACTTAATTCAAGTCAATTTGTCGGCTCAATAAAAATTAAATTCTTTATAGACACTACTTTAAACACATCAAATTTTGATAATCTTAATAACGATTAACAACAAGTTAACTTAACTAATAGAATTAACACACAAGCTAGAAATTTAAAATGAATTATACCTAGTTGTCATGCAACACCAGTTGTAGAATTTGCTACAAATTTCTTCTGATATCAAAGATGAAAACTAATTAAGCAATGAAATAAACCTTTAAAATCAACAAATAAAAAAGTAAGTTTAATAGTTAAACAAAAAGCAACTCTTGTTATCAAGTCGCTTTTTAAACAAAATTTAAACTTTTATTGTGATGGTTGTTATTTGAAATTTGTGATTAGAGTCAATTCTAGTTATTACAAAGTAGTTATCCTGATTAAAATAACCATATAACCAAAAAGAATTATTATCCTTTGCTAAGTATATTTAATTTATAAAATTATTAAATTTCTTTAATCCATTATTAGATAAATCTTTAAAATAATAATTATTTTATAATTTGTGTTATGTTGCAATTTTAAAAGGTAAGCTTCTATTTAAGGTTAAGCTAGTATGAGATGATTTTTAATATCACCTTTTTAAAATTTATTTAACTAAATTTTATTAGTAATTAATTTATTTATATAATAAAACCTAGCAT encodes:
- a CDS encoding lipoprotein, producing the protein MKKLLSILGAVGLIVSTGTVAVACTNKEQKNLNQQQVIVDKFTAEIKKASEEFEQEYNSIIAEAKTKYTAEEWDALIKKLEKIKEKFSKDPNKDFGRIFEEKTKEEAIKEDKVKPGKKITENFEQEYKAKLEKFLQTAKSEAEKKFLTDVFKHNIEVINKAIEDQAKKEAEIIINNTFEEHKKFFEKFKEPIEKLESSKQKYEQAVKKAIENFDREISKIKNLKRDEK